The DNA window ACGGCGAAGTAGTTCTCGACGGCGTAGTCGAAGCTTTCATTGCTTAGCCGCAACTCCATTCGCTCATACAGGCAATGGTTTTTCACCTGCAGCAGCAAGTCACGCGGCTGGCAACAGCGGAAAGGGCGGTTGCAGCTTTTGTAGTGCGTTTCCACCAGGTAGTCGACGGTCGCCGGGTTGTATTCAAAACCCATTTTCGGCGACATCACTTCGAACAGCTGGCGGAACTCTTCCTCGGAAGGATCGATGATTTCGATCTTGTAAGGAATACGCCGCAGGAACGCGTCGTCGACCAGGTCCCGGGGTTCCAGGTTGGTGGAAAATACGATCAGCTGGTCAAAAGGCGCCTGGATCTTTTTACCGTTGGACAGATTCAGGAAGTCGTAACGTTTTTCCAGGGGGACGATCCAGCGATTGAGCAGCTCGTCGACCCCCATTTTCTGGCGGCCGAAGTCATCGATCACGAGCGTGCCGCAGTTACTTTTGAGCTGCAGCGGGGCTTCGCTAATGTTGGTGGTGGGACTGGTGGTGATTTCCAGGCTGTCCATCGTGAGTTCGCCGCCGGCGATGATCGTCGGCCGGCGAATCCGCACCCAGCGCTGATCGATGCGCGTATCGTTGTAAATGCCGGCGCCGGGGGGCAGCGGGGCCAGTTCGTGGTTCATGGGATCGAACAGGCGGATAATCTGGCCGTCGACGCCAATGGCCCGGGGGACCCAGATCGCCGTGCCGAAACAGGAAGTAATCCGTTCTGCGATGCTGGTTTTGCCGTTGCCCGGCGCGCCAAAAAGGAACATGCCGCGGCCTGAGTTGATGGCGGGACCCAGCCGGGAGAACATCTTCTTGTTAATCAGAAGGTCGGCGAAAGCCTGCTCCAGGTCGTCCTGGGTGGGATGCTGATTTTCGATGGACTGGGCCTTCACGCTGGCGATGTAATCGTCCAGCGAAACAGGAGCCGAGCCAAAGTAGGTGCAGTCGATCGTATAACGGCGTGCGCGTTCTCGACCAAACTCCGTCAGCTGACAAACGTAATCGTTCATCATGGCGGAGCCTTTATAGGCGAGCATTTGATCCTGCTTCAGCTGACGCAGTAACGGCTCGACCAGCATAAAGGGGAGCTTGACCTGGTCGGCAATTTCTCGCCCGCTGGCGTCGCCCCGGGCGAGCAGGTATTTCATGACCAGCATTTCGACGTCGCTATCCGACAAACCCGCGGCGCGGAACGAGGTCGGTTCGGCTGGAACAAACGAATCCGGAATGGCGGTCGACGCCGGGGGCGACGGGTGGGCGGGCATGGGAGCCGTTGGCGCCAGTCCGGAATGGACGGCGGGCGTCCCCGCGAGGGGGGCCGTCGGGGCGTTTACCCCCTGTTCGCCGCCTGCGGAAGTCAGACGGTTGATCCGTTCCAGCAAGCTATCCAGACGGGCTTCGTCAGCGCGCTGGGGAGCCGGAGCCGCGGCTTCGCTTTCCGCGGACGGTTCGGCGGGAGCTTCGTCGACATATCGCTCGTCGAGGTGCTGATCCGAGGGTTCCGCCGCGGGAGCTTGTTCCGCCATGGCATCGGACGGGGAATCGGGCGCGCCAGACCGCGTCGTCAAAACGGACCATGCGGACGCGCCTTCTTTCCGCGCTCGACCGGTCAGCTGGGCCAGCAAACTTTTCGGATTCTCGTTGGGCATCACATCCTCGTTATTGGACGCGCTAGTCTGACTTTTGGCGAAATGAGCCCGCTTCTACCCGGCAGAAATGCCCATCAGTGAATACGCCACCCAAACGTAGGTCTCGCCAGCCTCCCGGTCAAACAAACTCGACTCCCGACCCTCGCGGTGGCGTCAATGCAAACGGCGCAATTGCGCCAAGCGTTACGAACGATCGCAAATTCCGACCCACAAACAGGCGTCGATCGGTTCCAGTATCGGCCTGTACGTCCCGTAGCTGGTCGCCCGGCTGGCACGGAGTCAAGTGCTAGAAAATGCGATGGATCCCGTATTTTTAGGGGGGGGGAAGGGCCGAGTCTTCCGCTGCGGGAGTTGGTCAGAAATCGGTCTAGGGGCGATTTTAGGTTCCTGCTAGACTTCCGCCCCACTCGGTTCGAGACCCAGTCAGTGGCGGACGTTATCTGCCGCGCTGTGACTCGATTGGCGGATCACACTCTCGTTGAGACTCTTTTCGGAAAACCGCTCCATGACTTTCGTCCGTACCCTTGGGACCCTCAGCGTGGGTATCGGCCTTCTGGTCGCTGTCACCGCGCCGGCGATTGCCCAGCAGAGCTATCCGCAGAATTACCCCAGTAACCAGGGTCCGCAAACGCAAGCGGTTGCGAATGGGGGCGCCGCCCTCGGGCAGCCGTTTCCCCAGAACAGTCAGCTGCAGCAGCAGACGCAGAATCGTCTGATGCCGGCGCCGTTTGGACCGCTGACCGTCGAGCACACCGAATACCTCGACAAGGTGTTAGGCTACTGGGAATACAACAGCAAAAAGATTCAGCACTACGAGTGCCAGTTCCGTCGCTGGGATTACGACCCGGTCTGGGGCCCCAAAGTGGAGCACATGACCTACAGCACCGGCATTATCAAGTATGCCGATCCGGACAAAGGGCTGTTCGAAGTGCAGAAGATCTACCATTACCGCGCCCCGGAAAAACCGGGCGACAAGCCGCAATACCTGAGCATCGACGGGGAAATCGGCGAAAAGTGGATCTGCGACGGCCGGACGATTTTTGAGTTCAAGGCTTCGCAGAAAGAGCTCCACGAAACACAGCTGCCGCCCGCCATGCAAGGCAAGGCGATCGTGGATGGGCCGCTGCCCTTTATGTTTGGCGCCGAAGCAGCGAAGATCAAAGCCCGTTACTGGGTGCACGTGATCACGCCGACAACGACCAAAGGCGAGTACTGGCTCGAGGCGTTCCCCAAGTATCGCGAGGACGCGGCTAACTTTCAGAAGATCCACATCATTATTGATTCCAGCGACTTCCTGCCGAAGGCGCTCCAGGTGTATCCGCCTAACTACCACGAGGTGGAAAACCCGAAGCGGACGGTGTTGATGTTCGACAACCGGAACGTCAACTCGCTGAAAGAGAAGCTGCGCGAGCTGAACCTGTGGAGCAAGGCCTTCTTCGATCCGGCGACGCCGGCTGGCTGGGTCCGCGTACAGAAGCAGTTTGGCGCGGGACCGGGACCAGGTCAGCCCGGTCAAGGCCAGCCGCAAAGCGGTCCTGCCACGAATACGGCTCGCGGGCCGAACCCGTACGCTCCTCGCTAGCCGATCAGGCGAGCGGATTTCCGCCATTTCTTCGCGTCGGGTGTCTTGCCCGACGCAGCCTGCGGTCGGGCCGGCACAGAGGCTCTCGCCCGCTGTGCTTCCAGGTTGACGCAAGGCTCGCTCTTAGTGGGAACCCTGCAGCGTCTGGTGATGCAGGGCCGACTTGAGCTTCTCCTCGGCCGTCGCCTGGTAGGGAAGACTGCGGAACCACAGCAGCAGCAGGACTCCCAGGAAGGTGGCGGCGAGCGTCACCGCCCAGTGGTAGCCAAACGCGCCTGCCGACGGTTCCAGCACCCAACTCAGTGCGGGCAAGGCCTCGACGACCTCAGTTCCGCGTAGTCCCAGGGTGAGACTGAGCGAATTGTACACGAAGTGGAAGATCACGCCCGTCCACAAGCTGCCGGTCTGCACGACCAGATATCCCAGCACCATGCCGACCAGACAGGCCGACATCGACTGCTGCAGGATGCCATGGGCCGCTCCAAAAAACAGGCTGCTGATAACAATCGCCGCCCACTTGTGCCCCATGTGCCGCAACCCGGACAGGATGAAGCCGCGGAACGCAAGTTCTTCGCAGATCGCCGGCAGCAAGGCCATCACGACCAGCACCATCCAGAAGTGGGGCGCGTTCGCCACCAGCTGGTTGATGAGTCCCAGCTGTTTCGCCACCTCGCCTGAGAACGGGTAAAGCTCGTGGATCA is part of the Lignipirellula cremea genome and encodes:
- a CDS encoding ATP-binding protein, whose amino-acid sequence is MPNENPKSLLAQLTGRARKEGASAWSVLTTRSGAPDSPSDAMAEQAPAAEPSDQHLDERYVDEAPAEPSAESEAAAPAPQRADEARLDSLLERINRLTSAGGEQGVNAPTAPLAGTPAVHSGLAPTAPMPAHPSPPASTAIPDSFVPAEPTSFRAAGLSDSDVEMLVMKYLLARGDASGREIADQVKLPFMLVEPLLRQLKQDQMLAYKGSAMMNDYVCQLTEFGRERARRYTIDCTYFGSAPVSLDDYIASVKAQSIENQHPTQDDLEQAFADLLINKKMFSRLGPAINSGRGMFLFGAPGNGKTSIAERITSCFGTAIWVPRAIGVDGQIIRLFDPMNHELAPLPPGAGIYNDTRIDQRWVRIRRPTIIAGGELTMDSLEITTSPTTNISEAPLQLKSNCGTLVIDDFGRQKMGVDELLNRWIVPLEKRYDFLNLSNGKKIQAPFDQLIVFSTNLEPRDLVDDAFLRRIPYKIEIIDPSEEEFRQLFEVMSPKMGFEYNPATVDYLVETHYKSCNRPFRCCQPRDLLLQVKNHCLYERMELRLSNESFDYAVENYFAVM
- a CDS encoding TIGR03009 domain-containing protein, which gives rise to MGIGLLVAVTAPAIAQQSYPQNYPSNQGPQTQAVANGGAALGQPFPQNSQLQQQTQNRLMPAPFGPLTVEHTEYLDKVLGYWEYNSKKIQHYECQFRRWDYDPVWGPKVEHMTYSTGIIKYADPDKGLFEVQKIYHYRAPEKPGDKPQYLSIDGEIGEKWICDGRTIFEFKASQKELHETQLPPAMQGKAIVDGPLPFMFGAEAAKIKARYWVHVITPTTTKGEYWLEAFPKYREDAANFQKIHIIIDSSDFLPKALQVYPPNYHEVENPKRTVLMFDNRNVNSLKEKLRELNLWSKAFFDPATPAGWVRVQKQFGAGPGPGQPGQGQPQSGPATNTARGPNPYAPR